CTGTACAAATTGTATCATATTTTCCCTCCCACAAATATGATATTTAGCAAATCTTTATCTGATTATTGTTTTTTCTTTTTATATATTAGAAAGGCTGCAGGGATAAAGACTGCAATAAGTCCGCCTGCAATTGCGATTTTAGAGCTTGTTTCAGGAGACTGGGAACGATCAGTTTCAAGATCCAGGTTACCTGCGACATTTTCGTGCCTGTTAATCCCATTGTTGTAGTTTGCAGTTACATTCATGTTTATGGATCCTGAAGCATCCTTTATGGCATCCGAGGAATAGTCTGTAACTGCACTAAATTCTATTGTGAAAAGCTCGTCGGGATCCATAGGTCCTATGAAGTATTCGGCAGGATAAAACTTTATACCTTCAGCTTCAGGTCTTATGCTGACAGAGTTAAGCTCATTAGGGTGGGTATTTGCTACGTCAAACTCTATAGTAGTTTGCCCATCCACCATCTTTAGTGGTTTTGAGGGAATTACCTTTATATTCGAAGAATCAACTTTAAGTGGAATGTTCTTCTTGCTGTTGTAGTCAAAGGAGTTTCCCTCGATTGCAAGTTCGAAATTGTGAATCCCTTCCTTCGCATCGTCCTCAACCTCTACATTGAAGGTCAATTTGATGCTGTCTCCCGGACCCACAAGCCCCATCTCATAATATGGAGCTTCCAAAACCGTTATTCCTTCAGACAATGGCCTCAAAACTGCAGCCTGTATTCTTGCATTGGTATCATAATCCTTTTCATTGATAGTAACTGTAGGTGTGGTTGCTGTGTTTTTTAGAGTTACTGTGACAGTGCCTTTATCTCCAGGCATAAAAACTTCAGGAGCAGAGACGATTTCTGCAAGCTCAACAGTACCTTTGCTGTCAAAGGTTTCAGTACCTATCCTTATATCAAAACTTTTCTCACTCCATGGATTTTCCGGTCCAGTCCTGGTGCGAATATCAATTGAACGAACCCCCTTCTGGGCGTTTTTATCAACATATAGATAGAATTCCTTTGTAGCGGTTCTGCCAGGATTGAGAGCTCCAATGTTCTGGATTGTGTTTGCCTTGGAATCCAGAGTGAATGGATACTCAGGGACTATTTCGATGTCAACATCATCGGCTTTGTCCCCTCCTACGTTTTCTACCTGTATGTTCAGGGTCAGGTATTCTCCTATCTTTGCAGGATATGGATTTGTTTCGACGATCGTTACTTTCAGGTTTGCACTCCCTACAGCTGCAGAAGCCACAGACGTAAAAACGGAGGCTATCAGAAGTACAGAAAAAAAAGCTGCAATAATATGCTTTTTAATCAATTCCATGTATTCCCCACCTTAGTTATATTGAATTACTCCATCTTTTACTAGGACAACCCTGTCAGCATATTTTGCAATCTCAGGGTCGTGTGTAACTATTACTATTGTCCTTCCTTCATTGTTCAAATCCATGAATATTTGGAGGATCTCAGAACCTGTTTTCGAGTCCAGGTTTCCAGTCGGTTCATCAGCAAGGAGAATTGAAGGATCATTGATGAGTGCCCTTGCAATTGAGACCCTCTGAGATTGACCTCCGGAAAGCTCTCCTGGCCTGTGGTGCATACGGTCCTGCAACCCCATAAGTTTCAGGAGTTCCTTTGCACGCTTTCGTGGATCGATGCTCCTCGAATTGGCAAAAGTAGGAAGCAAAACATTCTCAAAAGCGGTCAGGCGAGGAACAAGATTGAAAGTCTGAAAAACGAAACCTATCTCAAGTCCCCGGAGGTGAGCAAGTTCTTCATCTGACATTCTGTGCAGATCCATCCCCTTTATAAGGACCTGCCCTTCGGTCGGTCGGTCAAGGCAGCCTATCAGATTCATAAGAGTACTTTTTCCTGAACCCGATGGGCCCATAATAGCCAGTATTTCTCCCTTTTCTATTTTAAGGTTAATACCTGAGAGTACCGGAACCTCCATGTCTCCGAGCACATAACTTTTCCTGACATTGGAAATCTCGACAATAGGGAACCTATCCTCAAGTAAACTATTCTTATTAATTTTCACATCCCCCCCCAATTTTACTGAGATATGATCAGAAAAAATCACATTGAATAATCTTAATTGTTTTTACTTCTTATGTAAGAAAATGCATTTTAATCTATGCATTATAAATTTTTTTTAAAAGAAACGCTTTGAGGCTCGCCCGCTGTTGATTCTTAATTGCCAACGCAGGCTTTTAAAATTGAACTTTGAAATTAATCACTAGGTACACTGTTTTTGACTCTTAAATTGACTATTTAGTTTCAAACATGAGTTTTTCTTTAAATTATCATGAATAAAAATAAACATAATTTTGGACAGTAAATATTGGAAGTTGAGATTTATTTCTGGAAAATAAGGCTTTTGCAGAAAATTTGTGATCTTATCCTGAGACCTATCTTTGTTATTTTAAACTGCTTTTTCTCATACATAGGTTGTATAAATGAAATTGAATATGTATGAAAACTACATTCTCTGAACCAATCAGTTCCAAAAAGTTCTTCTTTAGCTGGGGCAGGCATCCAAATATTTAGGTCAAGGTTTAAAACGAAGCGAAACATTTAAACATTTATTAAAGTAAAAATATATACTCTGTTATCTAGGTACTTGTCTCCAAATATTTGAAAACTATTTTTCATAAGGATATATAATTCTGTTCAACTTATATAATTTTGTATATATAGCTAAGTATAGCCACTGCCAGTTAGAAGTTAAAACTGTATATGTCAAAAAGAACCGAAATTTCCAGTAATAATCTTTCTAAGTGGCTGAAAGATTCTCGAGCTTTGGGGGCTTGATAAAGAAGGCTGTGAAAAAAAGTTTCATAGAAGTGTACTCAAAAGAATGTACACAAGCACCGTTGTGGAAAGAATATGATATTTGGAGGGGATAAACATGATTCTTTGCTTAGATCTCGGTACGCTCTTTGCGTTTGCTTTTAACTTTGACCTCGGCCTGCTCTTCTGCTGGTAATCGCAATTGCTAGATTGAATTCTTAGTTCAATCTATCGTATGGATGATGAAATCTGGATAATTACAGAAACAAAAGAGGTAATGAAAATGTTCTTCAGTCTTGTATATTCAAATGTCAAATACTGCTACGAAGCAACTTTCTTTAAACTCTGTTACAGCTGGTGCTAACTGAGGTATAAGGAGGACTCTGCCGGGATATTGAGAGTATTTGGAAAATTGTTTTTTAGCAATTTCTCTGTATTCCGATTGCAGAAGGCCGTGTATAACGGGAGATGAACAATATATAGAAAATGAGTGGAGGGAACTGAAATG
The Methanosarcina sp. WWM596 DNA segment above includes these coding regions:
- a CDS encoding COG1361 S-layer family protein, with amino-acid sequence MELIKKHIIAAFFSVLLIASVFTSVASAAVGSANLKVTIVETNPYPAKIGEYLTLNIQVENVGGDKADDVDIEIVPEYPFTLDSKANTIQNIGALNPGRTATKEFYLYVDKNAQKGVRSIDIRTRTGPENPWSEKSFDIRIGTETFDSKGTVELAEIVSAPEVFMPGDKGTVTVTLKNTATTPTVTINEKDYDTNARIQAAVLRPLSEGITVLEAPYYEMGLVGPGDSIKLTFNVEVEDDAKEGIHNFELAIEGNSFDYNSKKNIPLKVDSSNIKVIPSKPLKMVDGQTTIEFDVANTHPNELNSVSIRPEAEGIKFYPAEYFIGPMDPDELFTIEFSAVTDYSSDAIKDASGSINMNVTANYNNGINRHENVAGNLDLETDRSQSPETSSKIAIAGGLIAVFIPAAFLIYKKKKQ
- a CDS encoding ABC transporter ATP-binding protein, with the protein product MKINKNSLLEDRFPIVEISNVRKSYVLGDMEVPVLSGINLKIEKGEILAIMGPSGSGKSTLMNLIGCLDRPTEGQVLIKGMDLHRMSDEELAHLRGLEIGFVFQTFNLVPRLTAFENVLLPTFANSRSIDPRKRAKELLKLMGLQDRMHHRPGELSGGQSQRVSIARALINDPSILLADEPTGNLDSKTGSEILQIFMDLNNEGRTIVIVTHDPEIAKYADRVVLVKDGVIQYN